The Meleagris gallopavo isolate NT-WF06-2002-E0010 breed Aviagen turkey brand Nicholas breeding stock chromosome 10, Turkey_5.1, whole genome shotgun sequence genome contains a region encoding:
- the PLPP6 gene encoding phospholipid phosphatase 6, with amino-acid sequence ARPEFASLLNQRGPGAPDSPSRRRESAGSAPPPLPEEDCMRLNPSFVGIALSSLLAVDLWASKRLGVCAGEASAWGSARPLLKVVEVSGHGIPWLLGTFYGLCQSDSSAAREVLLNLFFALVLDLVLVAVVKGIVRRPRPTHNKMDMFVTVSVDKYSFPSGHATRAALVCRFVLHHLVLAIPLRVLVVLWVLIVGISRVMLGRHNVTDVLFGLFLGYVLYSVVEYCWLSPLNAPALFALWSH; translated from the exons GCTCGCCCCGAGTTCGCGTCCCTGCTGAACCAGCGCGGCCCCGGGGCCCCGGACAGCCCGTCCCGCCGCCGCGAGTCGGCCGGCTCCGCGCCCCCGCCGCTACCCGAGGAGGACTGCATGCGGCTGAACCCGTCCTTCGTGGGCATCGCCCTCAGCTCTCTGCTCGCCGTCGACCTCTGGGCCTCCAAGCGCCTGGGAGTGTGCGCCGGGGAGGCCTCGGCTTGGGGCAGCGCCCGCCCGCTGCTGAAAGTGGTTGAGGTGTCGGGGCACGGCAtcccctggctgctgggcaCCTTCTACGGGCTCTGCCAGAGCGACAGCTCGGCCGCCAGGGAGGTGCTGCTCAACCTGTTCTTCG CACTGGTGCTGGATCTCGTGCTGGTGGCAGTGGTGAAAGGGATCGTCAGACGGCCACGGCCTACCCACAACAAGATGGACATGTTCGTCACCGTCTCGGTGGACAAGTACTCCTTCCCATCGGGCCATGCCACCAGAGCTGCCCTGGTCTGCCGCTTTGTTCTGCACCACCTGGTGCTTGCCATCCCACTGAGGGTCCTCGTGGTGCTCTGGGTTCTCATAGTTGGCATTTCAAGGGTCATGCTGGGCAGGCACAATGTGACGGATGTGCTCTTCGGCTTGTTCCTGGGCTACGTGCTGTACAGCGTGGTGGAGTACTGCTGGCTCTCCCCGCTGAACGCGCCTGCCCTCTTTGCACTCTGGAGCCATTGA
- the LOC100540025 gene encoding LOW QUALITY PROTEIN: dimethylaniline monooxygenase [N-oxide-forming] 5-like (The sequence of the model RefSeq protein was modified relative to this genomic sequence to represent the inferred CDS: deleted 1 base in 1 codon): MARRVAIIGGGSSGLCAIKACLDEGLEPVCFERSGDIGGLWRFEEKPEEGRASIYRSVIINTSKEMMCFSDFPIPDDFPNYMHHSKIMEYFRMYARRFDLLRHIRFRTSVRRVAKHPDFATTGRWEVETESEGKQESATFDAVLVCTGHHTDAHLPLHAFPGIEKFKGRYLHSRDYKEPREFMDKRVVVIGIGNSGSDLAVEISQTAKQVFLSTRRGAWILNRVGQQGYPIDTIFTTRMKSFLQHLMTSSMASNYAEKQLNMRFDHANYGLKPNHRVLDQHPTINDDLPNRIISGRVRVKPNIKQFTETSAIFEDGTREDIDAVVFATGYSFSFPFLEGYVKVVENQVSLYKYVFPVDLEKPTLAFIGYIQPLGAIMPISEMQCRWATRVFKGLNKLPPRHNMEADIKHKKEEMAKRYVTSRRHTIQVDYIPYMDELACQLGVKPNLLMLFLTDPKLALEVLLGPCTPYQYRLHGPGAWQGAREAILSQQQRIVQPLQTRHVEKHTSTMPLLLKLAGALAVFAVIFTYL, translated from the exons ATGGCGAGGCGGGTGGCCATCATCGGTGGGGGCAGCAGTGGGCTGTGCGCCATCAAAGCCTGCCTGGATGAAGGGCTGGAGCCCGTCTGCTTCGAGAGAAGCGGGGACATCGGGGGGCTATGGAGGTTTGAG GAGAAGCCTGAGGAGGGCCGCGCCAGCATCTACCGCTCCGTCATCATCAACACTTCCAAGGAGATGATGTGCTTCAGCGACTTC CCCATCCCCGACGACTTCCCCAACTACATGCACCACTCCAAGATCATGGAGTACTTCCGCATGTACGCGCGGCGCTTCGACCTGCTCCGCCACATCCGCTTCAGG ACCAGTGTGCGCCGCGTGGCCAAGCACCCTGACTTTGCCACCACGGGCCGCTGGGAGGTGGAAACCGAGAGCGAGGGCAAGCAGGAGTCAGCCACCTTCGACGCCGTGTTGGTGTGCACCGGGCACCACACTGATGCGCACCTCCCGCTGCACGCCTTCCCTG GCATTGAGAAGTTCAAGGGCCGCTACCTCCACAGCCGTGACTACAAGGAACCCCGGGAGTTCATGGACAAGAGGGTCGTTGTCATTGGGATTGGGAATTCAGGGTCAGACCTGGCCGTGGAGATCAGCCAAACGGCCAAgcag GTCTTCCTCAGCACCCGCCGAGGTGCATGGATCTTGAACCGCGTAGGACAGCAGGGCTACCCCATTGACACCATCTTCACCACTCGCATGAAGTCATTCTTGCAGCATCTGATGACCTCCTCCATGGCAAGCAACTACGCAGAGAAGCAGCTGAACATGAGATTCGATCACGCAAACTATGGCCTGAAGCCAAATCACAG GGTCCTCGACCAGCACCCAACTATCAATGACGACCTGCCCAACCGCATCATTTCGGGCAGGGTGCGGGTCAAGCCGAACATCAAGCAGTTCACAGAAACATCTGCCATTTTTGAGGATGGCACTAGGGAAGACATAGATGCTGTAGTCTTTGCCACAGGGTAcagcttctccttccccttccttgaGGGCTATGTGAAGGTGGTGGAGAACCAGGTCTCTCTCTATAAATATGTGTTTCCTGTTGACCTGGAGAAGCCAACACTGGCTTTCATTGGCTACATCCAGCCGCTGGGAGCCATCATGCCCATCTCAGAGATGCAGTGTCGCTGGGCCACCCGTGTCTTCAAGG GGCTGAACAAACTGCCGCCCAGGCACAACATGGAAGCTGATATCAAGCACAAGAAAGAGGAGATGGCCAAGCG GTACGTGACCAGCCGGCGGCACACCATCCAGGTGGATTACATTCCCTACATGGACGAGCTCGCCTGCCAGCTGGGTGTCAAGCCCAACCTGCTGATGCTCTTCCTCACTGACCCCAAGCTGGCactggaggtgctgctggggcCCTGCACGCCCTACCAGTACCGCCTGCACGGCCCAGGTGCATGGCAGGGTGCGCGAGAGGCCATCCTGTCCCAGCAGCAACGCATTGTTCAACCCCTGCAGACACGGCATGTGGAGAAGCACACCTCCACCATGCCGCTCCTCCTCAAGCTGGC